One segment of Danio aesculapii chromosome 3, fDanAes4.1, whole genome shotgun sequence DNA contains the following:
- the ndufa4a gene encoding cytochrome c oxidase subunit NDUFA4L — MLSMVSRQLRSHPALIPLFIFIGGGCTMSLSYLARLALRNPDVCWDKKNNPEPWNKLGPNDQYKFYAVNMDYSKLKKNGPDF, encoded by the exons ATGCTGAGCATGGTCAGCCGGCAACTCAGGAGCCATCCTGCC TTGATCCCACTGTTTATTTTCATTGGCGGCGGATGCACCATGTCTCTGTCATATCTGGCTCGCCTGGCCTTGCGTAACCCTGATGTCTG CTGGGACAAAAAGAACAACCCAGAGCCCTGGAATAAACTGGGGCCCAATGATCAGTACAAG TTCTACGCCGTGAACATGGACTACAGCAAGCTGAAGAAGAACGGTCCTGACTTTTAA